A single region of the Phycisphaerae bacterium RAS1 genome encodes:
- the atpD gene encoding ATP synthase subunit beta: protein MVASGENWGKVTQVIGSTLDAEFDEAKLPKIYNALKVTIKTSLSGVTREQTLWCEVAQHLGGGRVRAVALGSTDGLTRGSPVFDTGAAISVPVGPVTLGRVFNLVGEPIDGRGPVKAEQHMPIHRDPPDFADLTPKSEQFETGIKVIDLMVPFVRGGKIGLFGGAGLGKTVVIQELIARIATQHGGFSVFAGVGERTREGNDLWLEMQHAKIGSTGKSVIDQTAMVFGQMNEPPGSRLRAALTALTMAEYFRDQSGADTLLFVDNIFRFSQAGSEVSALLGRMPSAVGYQPTLGTEMGELQERITSTKSGAVTSVQAVYVPADDLTDPAPATTFTHLDAFIVLERSISEKGIYPAIDPLASNSRALDPQVVGEEHYGVARQVQQILQRYRSLQDIIAILGVEELSEEDKRIVSRARKIERFLSQPFFVAETFTGFPGNYTKKADTIRSFKELCEGKWDHLPEQAFMYVGPIEEAAAKAEKLKAS, encoded by the coding sequence ATGGTAGCCAGCGGTGAAAACTGGGGTAAGGTCACGCAGGTCATCGGCTCGACCCTCGACGCCGAATTTGACGAGGCCAAACTGCCCAAGATCTACAACGCCCTCAAGGTCACGATCAAAACGTCGCTTTCGGGCGTGACGCGCGAGCAGACGCTCTGGTGCGAGGTCGCCCAGCACCTCGGCGGCGGGCGCGTCCGCGCCGTTGCGCTGGGCAGCACCGACGGTCTGACCCGCGGCTCGCCCGTTTTTGACACCGGCGCCGCCATCTCCGTGCCTGTCGGCCCGGTCACGCTCGGCCGCGTCTTCAACCTGGTGGGAGAGCCGATCGACGGCCGCGGACCGGTGAAGGCCGAGCAGCACATGCCGATCCACCGCGACCCGCCCGACTTCGCCGACCTGACGCCCAAGTCCGAGCAGTTCGAGACCGGCATCAAGGTCATCGACCTGATGGTGCCCTTCGTCCGCGGCGGGAAAATCGGCCTCTTTGGCGGCGCCGGCCTCGGCAAGACCGTCGTCATTCAGGAGCTGATCGCCCGCATCGCCACGCAGCACGGCGGCTTCTCCGTCTTCGCCGGCGTCGGCGAGCGGACGCGCGAGGGCAACGACCTGTGGCTCGAAATGCAGCACGCCAAAATCGGCAGCACCGGAAAATCGGTCATCGACCAGACCGCGATGGTCTTCGGCCAGATGAATGAGCCGCCCGGCTCACGTTTGCGCGCCGCCCTGACCGCGCTCACGATGGCCGAGTATTTCCGCGACCAGTCCGGCGCCGACACACTGCTTTTCGTAGACAACATCTTCCGCTTCTCGCAGGCCGGCTCGGAAGTGTCCGCCCTGCTGGGCCGCATGCCGTCGGCCGTCGGCTACCAGCCGACGCTCGGCACAGAGATGGGCGAGCTTCAGGAGCGCATCACGTCAACCAAGAGCGGCGCAGTCACCAGCGTGCAGGCTGTGTACGTGCCCGCCGACGACCTGACCGACCCGGCCCCCGCCACGACCTTTACGCACCTCGATGCATTCATCGTCCTTGAACGCTCGATCTCCGAAAAGGGCATCTACCCCGCCATCGACCCGCTCGCCTCCAACAGCCGCGCTCTGGATCCGCAGGTCGTCGGCGAGGAGCACTACGGCGTCGCGCGACAGGTGCAGCAGATTCTGCAGCGCTACCGCAGCTTGCAGGACATCATCGCGATCCTCGGCGTCGAAGAGCTGAGCGAAGAGGACAAGCGCATCGTCAGCCGCGCCCGCAAGATCGAGCGTTTCCTCAGCCAGCCCTTCTTCGTGGCCGAGACGTTCACCGGCTTCCCCGGCAACTACACGAAGAAGGCCGACACGATCCGCAGCTTCAAGGAGCTGTGCGAAGGCAAGTGGGACCACCTGCCCGAGCAGGCTTTCATGTACGTTGGCCCGATCGAGGAAGCCGCCGCCAAGGCCGAGAAGCTCAAGGCGTCTTGA
- a CDS encoding Major Facilitator Superfamily protein: MSSSPATAPAGGFQSTLQAFADLRRLPLAFWLIVLTFAVESMAYFAMLPLMVTFLTADLHWSDAWATPAVSLFSGAVTLFMLGAGSIAESFGVRRAIVAALLLTVAGRVVYCVAPSAGGAVVVVVIAGLLITALGDAILQPVCYSGIKQYTDQRTSAMGYALIYAIMNAGIIVVGEISSRIRPAVDAAIKARATGGDAPGGLIGLLAARTGSGVQAVNWVGTVINVLALLMFVVLMVVAFARPALRPDKLLDGAPPDARPLGQRLKEYFTEGPFGNARFLFFIFMLLPVRTVFVHAQILTLPAFVLRVYPSDVANHMEQILNWTNSLIILIGVPVLTAVFRKTNIYTVMIVGSLITAAPVYLLAAGANFWILITFQVLYSIGEAMWTARFLEYASELAPPGRIAQYMGLANIPWLLAKLTTGLYAGLMLERFCPLGRDNTGVTAAPMWTLYGSIAMLSPIGLLLARKWVLVGLHKPSASGQ; this comes from the coding sequence ATGTCCTCCTCGCCAGCCACCGCGCCCGCCGGCGGCTTCCAATCCACGCTTCAGGCCTTCGCCGACCTGCGCCGCCTTCCGCTGGCCTTCTGGCTGATCGTCCTCACCTTCGCGGTCGAGTCGATGGCCTACTTCGCCATGCTCCCGCTGATGGTCACTTTCCTCACCGCCGATCTCCACTGGTCCGACGCCTGGGCCACGCCCGCCGTCTCGCTTTTCAGCGGGGCCGTCACGCTCTTCATGCTCGGCGCCGGCAGCATCGCCGAGTCTTTCGGCGTGCGCCGCGCCATCGTCGCCGCGCTTCTGCTCACGGTCGCCGGCCGCGTCGTCTACTGCGTCGCGCCGTCCGCCGGCGGCGCGGTCGTCGTCGTCGTCATCGCCGGCCTGCTCATCACCGCCCTGGGCGACGCGATCCTCCAGCCCGTCTGCTATTCAGGCATCAAGCAATACACCGACCAGCGCACCAGCGCCATGGGCTACGCGCTCATTTATGCCATCATGAACGCCGGCATCATCGTCGTCGGCGAGATCTCCAGCCGCATCCGCCCCGCCGTCGACGCCGCCATCAAGGCCCGCGCCACCGGCGGCGACGCCCCGGGCGGCCTCATCGGCCTGCTCGCCGCCCGCACAGGCAGCGGCGTGCAGGCGGTCAACTGGGTCGGCACGGTGATTAACGTGCTGGCGCTGCTGATGTTCGTCGTGCTGATGGTCGTGGCTTTCGCCCGCCCGGCCCTGCGGCCGGACAAGCTGCTCGACGGCGCCCCGCCCGATGCGCGCCCCCTCGGCCAGCGCCTCAAGGAGTATTTCACCGAAGGCCCATTCGGCAACGCACGTTTTCTCTTCTTCATCTTCATGCTGCTCCCCGTGCGAACCGTCTTCGTCCACGCCCAGATTCTCACGCTGCCGGCCTTCGTACTGCGCGTCTACCCGTCTGACGTCGCCAATCACATGGAGCAGATTCTCAACTGGACCAACTCGCTCATCATTCTGATCGGCGTGCCCGTTCTCACCGCGGTCTTCAGGAAGACGAACATCTACACCGTGATGATCGTCGGCTCGCTCATCACCGCCGCCCCGGTGTATCTGCTGGCCGCCGGCGCCAACTTCTGGATTCTGATCACCTTCCAGGTGCTCTACTCCATCGGCGAAGCGATGTGGACCGCCCGCTTCCTCGAATACGCCTCCGAACTCGCCCCGCCCGGACGCATCGCCCAGTACATGGGCCTGGCCAACATCCCCTGGCTGCTGGCCAAGCTGACCACCGGCCTCTACGCCGGCCTGATGCTGGAGCGCTTCTGCCCGCTCGGCCGGGACAACACCGGCGTCACCGCCGCTCCAATGTGGACTCTCTACGGCAGCATTGCCATGCTCAGCCCGATCGGTCTGCTGCTGGCGCGAAAATGGGTGCTGGTCGGTCTGCACAAGCCCTCAGCCTCCGGCCAGTAG
- a CDS encoding division inhibitor protein, protein MPRPSQIREKRSELTPLIARAFAELSYRRTTTAELARRCGVRENILYRMWPDKRAMFIAAIEHVYERSVEIWRGLLEKRDGASPAEQLLNYEAGHHGEFGLYRILFAGLSETDDAEISAALKRTYERFVRFLSQQVAAHRRRGSPRRHLDAELAAWAFVGLGTAVNIGRELELISRDSRTALLARVGRMVLDGETQ, encoded by the coding sequence TTGCCGCGGCCAAGCCAAATCCGGGAGAAACGAAGCGAGCTGACGCCCCTGATCGCGCGGGCGTTCGCCGAATTGAGCTATCGCCGAACGACGACGGCCGAGCTGGCGCGCCGCTGCGGCGTGCGGGAGAACATCCTGTATCGCATGTGGCCCGACAAGCGGGCGATGTTCATCGCGGCGATCGAACATGTGTACGAGCGGTCGGTTGAAATCTGGCGTGGCCTGCTGGAGAAGCGCGACGGCGCGTCGCCGGCGGAGCAACTGCTGAATTACGAGGCGGGCCATCACGGCGAATTCGGGCTCTATCGCATTCTCTTCGCCGGACTCAGCGAGACGGATGACGCCGAGATCTCGGCGGCACTGAAGCGCACCTACGAACGGTTCGTGCGTTTTCTCTCGCAGCAGGTTGCGGCGCATCGTCGCCGCGGATCGCCGCGGCGGCATCTCGACGCCGAGCTGGCGGCGTGGGCGTTTGTGGGGCTCGGGACGGCGGTGAACATCGGGCGCGAGCTGGAGCTGATCTCACGCGATTCGCGGACGGCGCTGCTCGCGCGCGTCGGCCGAATGGTGCTCGACGGGGAGACACAGTGA
- the parB gene encoding Chromosome-partitioning protein ParB produces MSKPAPRLGKGLHALLGSRAAALPRPPHELDSATPATHSQPLPREIPLAAIDRNITQPRVRFDDASLNQLAESIRTNGVLQPILVRPASDGRFQIVAGERRWRAAERAGLRTIPAIVRAVDDAQAIEIALVENVQREDLGPLERAAAYQNYLNYFHATPDQLAIRLGESRANIANYLRLMRLPGEIQQLIESGQLAMGQARAVAGISDPQRQLAVARMAVRRELSVRQVESLARLTEESPATQPEVEEQTRSVASRRHFGEVERAFTSALGARVQLTPAKRKNAGRIIITYNGLEEFERIAQRLGVSLRPE; encoded by the coding sequence ATGTCAAAGCCGGCGCCACGACTCGGAAAAGGCCTTCACGCGCTGCTGGGCTCGCGCGCCGCGGCGCTGCCGCGTCCGCCGCACGAGCTTGACTCCGCCACGCCTGCGACGCACAGCCAGCCGCTGCCGCGCGAGATTCCGCTCGCCGCCATCGATCGGAACATCACCCAGCCACGCGTGCGCTTTGACGACGCCTCCCTCAACCAGCTCGCCGAGTCGATTCGCACCAACGGGGTGCTCCAGCCGATCCTGGTTCGTCCTGCCTCCGACGGCCGTTTCCAGATCGTCGCGGGCGAGCGCCGCTGGCGGGCGGCGGAGAGGGCCGGACTCAGGACGATTCCCGCCATCGTTCGCGCCGTCGATGACGCGCAGGCGATTGAGATCGCGCTCGTGGAAAACGTGCAGCGCGAGGACCTCGGTCCGCTCGAACGAGCGGCCGCCTACCAGAACTACCTGAACTACTTCCACGCCACTCCCGATCAACTCGCCATTCGCCTTGGCGAGAGCCGGGCAAATATCGCGAACTACCTGCGGCTGATGCGCCTGCCCGGCGAGATTCAGCAGCTTATCGAGAGCGGACAGCTCGCGATGGGCCAGGCCCGCGCCGTCGCCGGGATCTCCGATCCGCAAAGGCAGCTCGCGGTGGCGCGAATGGCCGTCCGCCGCGAGCTCTCCGTGCGGCAGGTGGAATCGCTCGCGCGGTTGACCGAGGAATCGCCGGCGACTCAACCGGAAGTGGAGGAACAGACCCGCAGCGTCGCCTCCCGTCGCCACTTCGGAGAGGTCGAACGCGCGTTCACGAGCGCGCTCGGCGCCCGCGTGCAACTGACGCCTGCCAAGCGCAAGAATGCCGGCCGTATCATCATCACGTATAATGGCTTGGAAGAGTTTGAGCGTATCGCACAGCGACTAGGGGTCTCGTTGCGGCCGGAGTAG
- a CDS encoding FG-GAP repeat protein, which produces MHEVYHKATECPILYGRINSGQSELGGGLFVELINGYEPPPGPLNVPLLATGAINPQRPRFDVAFFPGITGNRFLKLQYPTSTNGGPRGGDILLTVADLQGLINLNQPEPATVGGVPNALAVGDLNGDGMDDLVLAVPDVANPTTAPGSVFVLRTEFNAGVYIPSTTQYGMDMGVEPCAVALGDLDGDTLVDIAVANAGGDTVTVLTNNGGPSWLFTNAATLPAGDQPRGICIADFDQVNGNDIAVTLDGDDNNPADDGVTLQLHGPGKGIIFVPLPGGTIPTAPRPRHPRPFDGDNDKDFDLVFGSLGSPSAPNDPGPPDSLGILVSNGGAGDGFGFLPAPVTLNVGREPVQFVVGDLNPAGDSGDRPDIVTVNRNDGTVSILVNTTFSSGGPDNITFAPAVDLPARTNPTPGQPDHSAEARSITILDLDQDNDLDVVLLARSEPSIPFPAGQPVARVLRNDLSAGQLAFAPATDLAAGSSPLLLAAADLNADTRDDLVVIDDQSLLLAMESSDSEVGRYGTSVAEVGRYGTSDSEVGRYGTSDPEVGRYGGDRPAVAKLGHADVASRDDRASRGGGSGRIDIRLNAPAPKLTLGDLNCDGLTDILDINPFVLALSDPAAYQQQFPTCPIANSDINMDGNVNVLDINAFVALLSGR; this is translated from the coding sequence ATGCATGAAGTATATCACAAAGCCACAGAATGTCCAATATTATATGGCCGGATTAATAGTGGCCAGTCGGAACTCGGCGGCGGGCTGTTTGTGGAGTTGATCAATGGCTATGAACCGCCGCCGGGGCCGTTGAATGTGCCGCTCCTGGCGACCGGCGCGATCAACCCGCAGCGGCCGCGCTTCGACGTCGCCTTTTTCCCTGGCATTACCGGAAACCGATTCCTCAAGCTCCAATACCCGACTTCTACCAATGGCGGCCCGCGCGGCGGGGACATTCTGCTCACGGTCGCCGACTTGCAGGGTCTCATCAACCTGAACCAGCCCGAACCGGCCACGGTCGGCGGCGTGCCGAATGCCCTCGCCGTCGGCGATCTGAATGGCGACGGGATGGACGACCTCGTTCTCGCCGTTCCGGACGTTGCGAACCCTACTACGGCGCCCGGATCGGTGTTCGTGCTGCGCACCGAGTTCAATGCCGGCGTCTATATTCCGTCAACGACGCAATACGGTATGGACATGGGCGTCGAACCCTGTGCCGTCGCACTCGGCGACCTGGACGGCGACACCCTGGTCGACATTGCCGTGGCAAATGCCGGCGGCGATACCGTCACCGTTCTGACCAACAACGGCGGCCCTTCCTGGCTGTTCACCAACGCCGCCACGCTTCCCGCCGGCGACCAGCCGCGCGGCATCTGTATCGCCGATTTCGACCAGGTCAATGGCAACGACATCGCCGTCACGCTCGACGGCGACGACAACAACCCCGCCGACGACGGCGTCACGCTCCAACTGCACGGTCCCGGCAAGGGCATCATCTTTGTGCCGCTCCCCGGCGGAACGATCCCCACCGCCCCGCGCCCACGCCACCCGCGCCCCTTCGACGGCGACAATGACAAGGATTTTGACCTGGTCTTCGGTTCGCTCGGTTCGCCCAGCGCTCCCAACGACCCCGGTCCGCCCGATTCTCTCGGCATTCTGGTCAGCAATGGCGGCGCCGGCGACGGATTCGGCTTCCTGCCTGCCCCGGTCACGCTCAATGTCGGCCGCGAGCCGGTACAGTTCGTGGTCGGCGACCTCAACCCGGCCGGCGACAGCGGCGACCGGCCCGACATTGTCACGGTCAACCGCAATGACGGCACAGTCTCTATTCTCGTGAACACTACATTCAGCAGCGGCGGACCCGACAACATTACCTTCGCCCCCGCCGTTGATCTGCCGGCGCGCACCAATCCCACTCCCGGCCAGCCCGACCACTCGGCCGAGGCAAGATCAATCACCATTCTCGACCTGGATCAGGACAATGATCTGGATGTCGTCTTGCTGGCCCGCAGTGAACCGAGCATTCCATTCCCCGCCGGACAGCCGGTCGCCCGCGTGCTGCGCAACGACCTCTCCGCCGGCCAACTGGCCTTCGCCCCGGCGACCGACCTGGCGGCCGGGAGCAGCCCGCTGCTGCTCGCCGCGGCCGACCTGAACGCCGACACGCGCGACGACCTGGTGGTGATTGACGATCAGTCGCTGCTGCTGGCGATGGAATCGTCCGACTCAGAGGTCGGACGCTACGGGACGTCCGTCGCGGAGGTCGGACGCTACGGGACGTCCGACTCAGAGGTCGGACGCTACGGGACGTCCGACCCGGAGGTCGGACGCTACGGGGGCGATCGGCCGGCCGTCGCGAAGCTCGGCCATGCAGACGTCGCGAGCCGTGACGACCGCGCCAGCCGCGGCGGCGGCTCGGGCCGCATCGACATCCGCCTGAACGCTCCGGCGCCCAAGCTCACGCTCGGCGACCTGAACTGCGACGGCCTGACCGACATCCTCGACATCAACCCCTTCGTGCTGGCGCTCTCAGACCCGGCCGCCTACCAGCAGCAATTCCCGACCTGCCCCATCGCCAATAGCGACATCAACATGGACGGAAATGTGAACGTGCTGGATATCAATGCGTTCGTGGCGCTGCTCAGCGGCCGCTGA